The nucleotide window CCAAGGCCTTGGTGGGGGCGGGGCTTTTGGAACGGGTCCGGGCAGGCCTTTCCGCTTTACACGTCTAGGATCACCTGGGCCCTCCACCTCCCGTTCTCCTGGCTCACCTGCAGGCCGTGAAAGGTGGCGCTCTTCACCTCCCCTTGAAAACCGAAGGCTTCCTGGAAGGGTTCCCCTAAGAGGGTGGCGGTGAGGCGGTAACCCTCATCCTTCCTTTCTACCCTTACCCGCGCCCTTCCGGGCACGAAGCCCTTGGTCTGGATCAGGTAGATGAGCTCGTTGAGGAAACGCACCAGGAGGGTTTCCAGGTCCTCGGCCTCCAGGGAAAGGCGCCGGCGCCGGCT belongs to Thermus albus and includes:
- a CDS encoding archease translates to MVVRPLDHTADVGFELEARGLEDLFQAALKGLLQVMFLYPPEGGSRRRRLSLEAEDLETLLVRFLNELIYLIQTKGFVPGRARVRVERKDEGYRLTATLLGEPFQEAFGFQGEVKSATFHGLQVSQENGRWRAQVILDV